GTCGTCCGTGTTCTTTTCCGGGTCCAGCTTAAATTTTCCTGGCAGGGCCAAAACCAGGACCAAAGCTATGGCCAAAAGTGCACTGATTATCCAGAATATCACGTTTCCGCGTTGCTTTTTCAGCATTGGTTACTCCTGAAAGAGATAGTTTTTTCGATAAAATTCTGCCTGCGCTTTCACGTCAAGCCTTTTTTGTGCGAGGCATGATCTTGTTAATGTAGGCGTATGTTTCGCGGATGTCATAAAAACGGTCGCGATAGTCCGCCTCAGAGTCGATAGGGATGCCCCGCATTCTTTTTTCCACGTTGTTTTCACCCCAATTATATGCCGCTAAAACCAGGGTCCAATTATTGTCGAATCTGCCGCGAAGATAATTGAGATAACGCGCGGAAATGCTCAGGTTATATGGTGGAAAATAAAGCATACCACGCCGATATTTCACGTGAACGTAGCGGGC
The sequence above is a segment of the Candidatus Cloacimonadota bacterium genome. Coding sequences within it:
- a CDS encoding lytic transglycosylase domain-containing protein, which translates into the protein MTLSTAVVYKLDPRIFYNLINTESRFRSFAVSPAQAIGLGQVQEPTARYVHVKYRRGMLYFPPYNLSISARYLNYLRGRFDNNWTLVLAAYNWGENNVEKRMRGIPIDSEADYRDRFYDIRETYAYINKIMPRTKKA